The Agromyces sp. LHK192 genome includes a window with the following:
- a CDS encoding DeoR/GlpR family DNA-binding transcription regulator, with product MNRAERLSAVLDLLAEDGQVEVEQIVERLGVSPATARRDLDALAQQQLLTRTRGGAVAHSVAYDLPIRYKHQQNPEAKAAIARAASALVPRGAVIGLCGGTTATAIADELMSRADIMEPASDPGLTIVTNAINIAMQLAMRPQIKTVVTGGVVHARSYELVGSYAEGVLGNISLDLAFIGANGIDTVVGPTSHDEREAAVNALMARRATRAVLVVDSTKLDRRAFAAIGERRLFQTVITDAASTAEQRSRLVDAGFDVIVAS from the coding sequence ATGAATCGTGCCGAACGCCTCAGCGCCGTGCTCGACCTGCTCGCCGAGGACGGCCAGGTCGAGGTCGAGCAGATCGTCGAGCGCCTCGGCGTGTCGCCCGCGACCGCCCGACGCGACCTCGACGCGCTCGCGCAGCAGCAGCTGCTGACCCGCACCCGCGGCGGCGCCGTGGCGCACTCGGTCGCCTACGACCTCCCGATCCGCTACAAGCACCAGCAGAACCCCGAGGCCAAGGCCGCCATCGCGCGTGCGGCGAGCGCCCTCGTGCCGCGCGGCGCGGTCATCGGGCTCTGCGGCGGCACGACGGCCACGGCGATCGCCGACGAACTGATGTCGCGCGCCGACATCATGGAGCCGGCATCCGACCCGGGTCTCACCATCGTGACGAACGCGATCAACATCGCCATGCAGCTCGCGATGCGCCCGCAGATCAAGACCGTCGTCACGGGCGGCGTGGTGCACGCCCGCTCGTACGAACTGGTCGGCTCCTACGCCGAGGGCGTGCTCGGCAACATCAGCCTCGACCTCGCGTTCATCGGGGCCAACGGCATCGACACCGTCGTCGGCCCCACCTCGCACGACGAGCGCGAGGCGGCGGTCAACGCGCTCATGGCGCGGCGGGCGACCCGCGCGGTCCTCGTCGTCGACTCCACCAAGCTCGACCGACGCGCCTTCGCGGCGATCGGCGAACGACGACTGTTCCAGACGGTCATCACGGATGCCGCGAGCACGGCCGAGCAGCGTTCGAGGCTCGTCGACGCCGGCTTCGACGTTATCGTTGCGTCGTGA
- the nagA gene encoding N-acetylglucosamine-6-phosphate deacetylase — MTRSTVIHSARLVSGGDAVQDSWVRFDGDVVTARGTGDGWRETGDADDVVDAAGRWLTPGFIDIHCHGAGGAAVEDGEAGIERLLEVHTAHGTTRLVCSMVSGPIDRLVGTLAAVAAVAARDPRVLGSHLEGPFLDERFRGAHDPAALRTADPDAVARLLDAAAGSLRQVTIAPEHDGAIDAIRQFSDAGVAVAVGHTSADYETVLAAFGAGASILTHAFNAMHGIHHRAPGPVVAAMHADHVTLEIVNDGVHVHPDVVRLAFRGAPGRVAMITDAMAAAGHADGDYVLGSLDVVVLDGVARLRETGSIAGSTLTLDEALRRAVVDSGIPLAEAVDALTVTPAAAIGRAGDLGRLDRGYAADAVLLSDDLAVEGVWAAGVRQG, encoded by the coding sequence GTGACCCGCAGCACCGTCATCCACTCCGCCCGTCTCGTCTCCGGCGGCGACGCCGTGCAGGATTCGTGGGTCCGCTTCGACGGCGACGTCGTCACGGCACGCGGCACCGGCGACGGATGGCGTGAGACGGGCGACGCCGACGACGTGGTGGATGCCGCCGGTCGGTGGTTGACGCCCGGGTTCATCGACATCCACTGCCACGGCGCCGGCGGCGCGGCCGTCGAGGACGGCGAGGCCGGCATCGAGCGGCTGCTCGAGGTCCACACCGCGCACGGCACGACCCGGCTGGTCTGCTCGATGGTCTCCGGGCCGATCGACCGGCTCGTCGGCACGCTCGCGGCCGTCGCGGCCGTCGCGGCCCGCGACCCCAGGGTGCTCGGCTCGCACCTCGAGGGCCCGTTCCTCGACGAGCGCTTCCGCGGCGCCCACGATCCCGCCGCACTTCGCACGGCGGACCCCGACGCCGTCGCCCGCCTCCTCGATGCGGCCGCCGGGTCGCTCCGGCAGGTCACGATCGCGCCCGAGCACGATGGCGCGATCGACGCGATCCGGCAGTTCTCCGACGCCGGGGTCGCGGTCGCCGTCGGGCACACGAGCGCCGACTACGAGACCGTGCTCGCAGCGTTCGGCGCCGGCGCGAGCATCCTGACCCACGCGTTCAACGCGATGCACGGCATCCACCACCGCGCTCCCGGACCGGTGGTCGCGGCGATGCACGCCGACCACGTGACCCTCGAGATCGTGAACGACGGCGTGCACGTGCACCCCGACGTCGTGCGCCTCGCGTTCCGCGGCGCCCCGGGCCGCGTCGCGATGATCACCGACGCCATGGCGGCCGCGGGCCATGCCGACGGCGACTACGTGCTCGGTTCGCTCGACGTCGTCGTGCTCGACGGCGTCGCCCGGCTCCGCGAGACGGGTTCGATCGCGGGTTCGACGCTCACGCTCGACGAAGCGCTCCGACGCGCGGTCGTCGACAGCGGCATCCCCCTGGCCGAGGCCGTCGACGCGCTCACCGTGACGCCCGCCGCGGCGATCGGGCGCGCCGGCGACCTCGGTCGACTCGACCGCGGCTACGCCGCCGACGCGGTGCTGCTCTCCGACGACCTCGCGGTCGAAGGGGTCTGGGCCGCGGGCGTGCGCCAGGGCTGA
- a CDS encoding MFS transporter: MSITDHRRARDVAVVDDRPMPWPALVALAAAVFLSITTELAPTGLLPEMGAGLAVPEALIGLTVSVFAFTVVLSSAPLVALTSRMPRRGLIVGVLVVLAVSTGLSALATEYWMLIAARVVGGLAHGVFWAVVAATASRLVPERRIGRAVAVVLGGGTLAMVLGVPATTMLGQAIGWRLAFLAVAALTLVGAVAVRMLLPSAEAGAERTVARYRRGDPGFGSVMLLCVITAVIMLGQYAVTTYVAPLVTDVIGLPATAVGPLLFVSGAAGAIGLIAAGTPLARNGGGALLVAVLTAAAALAVIGLGLDPVVSVVAFAVWGLAFGAIPPILQTTLLRTAAPAARDAASALYTTAFNLGIGGGALAGSIVFGTWGAAALPWGYAAVLLVAAVVIGMAVRRRAGRGIRRA; this comes from the coding sequence ATGTCGATCACCGATCACCGCCGCGCGCGCGACGTTGCCGTCGTCGACGACCGCCCGATGCCCTGGCCCGCGCTCGTCGCGCTGGCCGCCGCCGTGTTCCTGTCGATCACGACCGAGCTCGCGCCCACCGGGCTGCTGCCCGAGATGGGTGCCGGCCTCGCGGTGCCCGAGGCGCTCATCGGCCTGACCGTGTCCGTCTTCGCGTTCACGGTGGTGCTGTCGTCGGCGCCGCTCGTCGCCCTCACGAGCCGGATGCCCCGGCGCGGGCTCATCGTCGGCGTCCTCGTCGTCCTCGCCGTGTCCACCGGCCTCTCGGCGCTCGCGACCGAGTACTGGATGCTGATCGCCGCGCGCGTCGTCGGCGGGCTGGCCCACGGCGTGTTCTGGGCCGTGGTCGCCGCCACGGCGTCGCGTCTCGTGCCCGAACGGCGGATCGGCCGAGCCGTCGCCGTGGTGCTCGGCGGCGGAACGCTCGCGATGGTGCTCGGGGTCCCGGCGACCACGATGCTCGGCCAGGCGATCGGTTGGCGGCTCGCCTTCCTCGCGGTCGCCGCGCTGACGCTGGTCGGTGCCGTGGCGGTCCGGATGCTGCTGCCCAGCGCCGAGGCGGGCGCGGAGCGCACCGTCGCGCGCTACCGGCGCGGCGACCCCGGGTTCGGCTCGGTCATGCTGCTGTGCGTCATCACCGCGGTCATCATGCTCGGCCAGTACGCCGTCACGACATACGTCGCGCCGCTCGTGACCGACGTCATCGGGCTGCCTGCGACCGCCGTCGGCCCGCTGCTGTTCGTGTCGGGCGCCGCGGGCGCGATCGGGCTGATCGCCGCAGGGACGCCCCTCGCCCGGAACGGCGGTGGCGCACTGCTCGTCGCCGTGCTGACGGCCGCGGCGGCGCTCGCCGTGATCGGCCTGGGGCTCGACCCCGTGGTCTCGGTCGTCGCGTTCGCGGTGTGGGGACTCGCGTTCGGCGCGATCCCGCCGATCCTGCAGACGACGCTCCTCCGCACGGCCGCACCGGCCGCGCGCGACGCTGCGAGCGCCCTCTACACGACGGCGTTCAACCTCGGCATCGGCGGGGGAGCGCTCGCAGGCTCGATCGTGTTCGGGACCTGGGGCGCCGCCGCGCTGCCGTGGGGCTACGCGGCCGTGCTGCTCGTCGCCGCGGTCGTCATCGGCATGGCCGTCCGCCGGCGCGCCGGTCGGGGCATCCGCCGGGCCTGA
- the purU gene encoding formyltetrahydrofolate deformylase, with protein MTEATPDGRTHHWVFTLSCVDSPGIVHAVSGAIVAARGNITESQQFQSTESGRFFMRVQVESPADRAEFESALAPVVARWDMTWHLDEVGRPLRTLVLASTAGHCVNDLLFRRHAGQLPVEIPLVLSNHGALRDLVDFYGVPFESAAVTDADGKAAFERRVLAAVEEHDIELVVLARYMQILSPALCEALAGRCINIHHSFLPGFKGANPYRQAHARGVKLIGATAHFVTSDLDEGPIIEQNVVRVDHSRSVSELVAIGQDEESRTLSQAVKWFAERRVLLDGARTIIFR; from the coding sequence ATGACCGAAGCCACGCCCGACGGACGCACGCACCACTGGGTCTTCACCCTCAGCTGCGTCGACTCGCCGGGCATCGTGCACGCCGTCAGCGGCGCGATCGTGGCCGCCCGCGGCAACATCACCGAGAGCCAGCAGTTCCAGAGCACGGAGTCGGGGCGCTTCTTCATGCGCGTGCAGGTCGAGTCGCCCGCCGACCGTGCCGAGTTCGAGTCGGCACTCGCGCCGGTGGTCGCCCGCTGGGACATGACCTGGCATCTCGACGAGGTCGGGCGCCCGTTGCGCACCCTGGTGCTCGCGTCGACCGCGGGGCACTGCGTGAACGACCTGCTGTTCCGCCGGCACGCCGGCCAACTCCCGGTCGAGATCCCGCTGGTGCTGTCGAACCACGGCGCGCTGCGCGACCTCGTGGACTTCTACGGCGTGCCGTTCGAGTCGGCCGCGGTCACCGATGCCGACGGCAAGGCGGCCTTCGAGCGTCGCGTGCTCGCCGCGGTCGAGGAGCACGACATCGAGCTCGTGGTGCTGGCACGGTACATGCAGATCCTCTCCCCGGCGCTCTGCGAGGCGCTGGCCGGCCGCTGCATCAACATCCACCACTCGTTCCTGCCCGGCTTCAAGGGCGCCAACCCGTACCGCCAGGCCCACGCGCGAGGGGTGAAGCTGATCGGCGCGACGGCCCACTTCGTGACGAGCGACCTCGACGAGGGGCCGATCATCGAGCAGAACGTGGTCCGCGTCGACCACTCGCGCTCGGTGTCGGAGCTCGTCGCGATCGGCCAGGACGAAGAGAGCCGGACGCTCAGCCAGGCGGTGAAGTGGTTCGCCGAGCGGCGCGTGCTGCTCGACGGAGCGCGGACGATCATCTTCCGCTGA
- a CDS encoding YrdB family protein: MNDRTPEPLPKIGPNDVLRFLLEIFAIVSLGIFGFAAFPLPWPGVLIGIGAPVLAILLWALFRSPKAVFAVDPFVKALVEIAVFSSAAIAWWIMGQPIVAVVFAVVAAVSGVIHGRREFAG; the protein is encoded by the coding sequence GTGAACGACCGCACCCCCGAACCGCTGCCGAAGATCGGCCCGAACGACGTCCTGCGCTTCCTCCTCGAGATCTTCGCGATCGTGTCGCTCGGCATCTTCGGCTTCGCCGCGTTCCCCCTGCCGTGGCCGGGCGTGCTCATCGGCATCGGAGCTCCGGTGCTCGCCATCCTGCTGTGGGCGCTGTTCCGCTCGCCGAAGGCGGTGTTCGCGGTCGACCCGTTCGTGAAGGCACTGGTCGAGATCGCGGTGTTCTCGTCCGCGGCGATCGCCTGGTGGATCATGGGGCAGCCCATCGTGGCCGTGGTGTTCGCGGTCGTCGCGGCCGTCAGCGGAGTGATCCACGGGCGCAGGGAGTTCGCGGGCTGA
- a CDS encoding TetR/AcrR family transcriptional regulator, producing MPKVTDEHRTARREEILDAAVGCFMLRGYTRTSIADIVEASGLSAGAIYGNFPGGKGELFASVAARVLEARRAELVDRRSGSDVPLAPGELMATIVGGIRGEPFSGILPQLWAEALIDPEIHGLVRGVFERLKETIRAQLAEWAAANPERIDGDPGEWARRVAPVVLSAGPGFILQRALLDDFDEEAFLAALPTAYVR from the coding sequence ATGCCCAAGGTCACCGACGAGCACCGGACCGCGCGTCGCGAGGAGATCCTCGATGCCGCGGTCGGGTGCTTCATGCTCCGCGGCTATACCCGCACGTCGATCGCCGACATCGTCGAGGCCTCCGGGCTGTCCGCGGGGGCGATCTACGGCAACTTCCCCGGCGGCAAGGGCGAGCTCTTCGCCTCGGTCGCCGCGCGCGTGCTCGAGGCCCGGCGCGCCGAGCTCGTGGACCGCCGAAGCGGATCCGACGTGCCGCTGGCGCCCGGCGAGCTCATGGCGACGATCGTGGGCGGGATCCGCGGCGAGCCGTTCAGCGGCATCCTGCCCCAGCTCTGGGCCGAGGCGCTCATCGACCCCGAGATCCACGGGCTGGTCCGGGGGGTGTTCGAGCGCCTGAAGGAGACGATCCGCGCGCAGCTCGCCGAGTGGGCCGCCGCGAACCCCGAGCGCATCGACGGCGATCCGGGCGAATGGGCGCGAAGGGTCGCGCCGGTCGTCCTCTCGGCCGGGCCCGGGTTCATCCTCCAGCGGGCGCTGCTCGACGACTTCGACGAGGAGGCCTTCCTCGCCGCGCTGCCGACCGCGTACGTGCGCTGA